The DNA segment ACAGTAGGGTATTTTTTTTGTTAAGGGTATTAGGTGTATAAAAAAATAAAAACATTTACACGTTTAACTTAATAATTACAGCCATGAAAAGAATTTCAATTTTAATGTTTGCCGCCGGTGCAATGCTTTTCGCTTCCTGCCAAAAAGACGATGAAACTACCGATCCGATGGTTACCACCATTCAGGAAGATGATTTGGCCACGAACTACTACGACGATGTTGATAACGAAGCCGATGAAGTAACCATGGAGGCTCCTACTCGTTCCCTTGCTTCCAGCGAAATGGATATTGTAGCAGACAACGGGCGGACAGTAACTACGATAGTGAATGCCGACAACTCCATAACCAAGACGATCACATTCACTAATTGGACCAATCCTAAAGGCAACCAAAACATAGTAAAGAATGGTAAGATCATCATCAATGTTGTGGGTCGCCCAATAGAAGACGTCTTCATGCGCACCATAACCTTCGAGAACTTCACGATAAACGGCAACCGCATTGAGGGAACCAAGATGATTACCAAGACCGCTGCAAACCAATTCACTGCAACCTGTGACAATGGCAAGATTACCTTCACCGACGGTAAAACATACACCCGCACCTTTACCCGCACCCGCACTTGGGTTGATGGTTTTGACACCCCATACAACGTCTGGGACGATGTGTTTGAAGTTACAGGTGGCGCAACCGGAATCAACCGAAACGGATATGTATATACCCACACTATAATGAACCCGCTACGCGTTGAAAGAGCTTGCCGATTCATTGTTTCGGGAACAGTTGAGATGCTTGTAAATGAGAAAACAGTTATACTCGATTACGGCTCTGGCACTTGTGACAACTTAGCCACCATTACCTACAACGGCAAAACCACTGAAATTAAGCTTCGCGGAGGGAAATAAACGAGTGAAATGCTTATAAAGCAAAATGGGGCATTCAGAGAGCCCCATTTTGCATAAGTATTATCAGTGAACGCAACTATTTGTTTGCCGCCACTTCGTTATAACCAGATAAATCGGAATGCAATTCATCTCTAAGCGGATTACGCTTGTATTTACGAATCTTATAGATGTTATAAACAAACACGCCGATGTTGGCAGCTAAAGCTATGAAACTAAGCATCCATAAGGCCGTAGTGTTGTGCGACGATTTTACAGCAAATCGAGAGGTGTCGATAAATGCCGGGAACGACATGGCGAACATCACCCATATGGCCAATGTTTGAGCGCGGTGCTGGAGCCAGGCTCCCTTCTTGATGAAAAATGCCGGGATGGTACAGGATACCAGCAGGGCTGCACCCGCATAAAAGGCATGGTCGGGAACACAATTATAGACATAGGCAAAGTTCCACAGATCGTAGGCAATAATCCAGAACCAAAGCATATCGGGCCAAAGCATATCCTTGTATTTATCCTTACCAATAAAAATCCCAATCCAACCTGAAATGGTGATAATATTCAAAATCCCAGCTATTCCGTTCATAATATTCCATGAGCCACCTACGATCATCATGCCATCGACAAAACCATTATAGCTGTAGCATTGAAAATCGCGAACAACGGCTTCTAGTATATTTACAGACAGAATTAGTGGCGGAAAAAGAAGTAAATACTTATTCTGAGCCCAACCTTTAAAATAGCGTAAGGCCATGAAGCCTAAACACCCAGCTAACGCTGAATAAACCTTTGTCCACGCAAACCAAGTTCCTACACTTGTACCAGGAACTGCAGTATATACCCACACAGTGTAAGTAAGGGTAAGCGGCAATGCTAGATAAACA comes from the Williamwhitmania taraxaci genome and includes:
- a CDS encoding DUF5692 family protein, producing MFFFEQITWYSGLMWFVVVAGLILVNELTRANKWFSLFVYLALPLTLTYTVWVYTAVPGTSVGTWFAWTKVYSALAGCLGFMALRYFKGWAQNKYLLLFPPLILSVNILEAVVRDFQCYSYNGFVDGMMIVGGSWNIMNGIAGILNIITISGWIGIFIGKDKYKDMLWPDMLWFWIIAYDLWNFAYVYNCVPDHAFYAGAALLVSCTIPAFFIKKGAWLQHRAQTLAIWVMFAMSFPAFIDTSRFAVKSSHNTTALWMLSFIALAANIGVFVYNIYKIRKYKRNPLRDELHSDLSGYNEVAANK